The region CGGGTAGAGGCGACCTACAGCCTGCCGATGTTCTCGCTGGGCGTGGGCGCACGCGCGATGGGCGATTCGGTGCGCGCCTATGGCACGACGGCCATGCCGGTGATGCCGATGATCGATGCCAAGCTGAACCTTGGTGACGGCTACCTTGCGGCAGGCCTGCAGGCGCGCTTCTGACGATCAGCCTTCGAGGAGGTCGAGGTAGGCGACGACGTCGTTGTCGGTGGCGATGAACAGCCCCTCCTGGACTTCCTCGACCTGCTGCGCGGCGACGTCCATGGCCTGTGACAAGGGGCCGTAGAACAAGGTGTTCGCCGCGCCGCCCTCGGCCGCGCCATCGAGGTGATAGAGCCGGACGCTCGCTTCGAGATGGGTGGTGCGCATCAGTCCTCGTCCTTTTCGCGGCGCGCGCCGTCGACGTTGCGCACGATCCGCGCAAGCTCGGCCTCGGTCGCTGCCCGCTCGCCCTTCGTACGTCCGTGCAGTGCGCGGTTCGCTTCGGCATCGGCCTTCGCGGCGCTGCGCTGCTTCGCCTTGCGGGCCATGCGGAGGTTGACGATCTCGGCCATGTCCTTCCCCATGTCGTGAAACCGCGCGCAAGGCAATCGGGTTCGCAGGGCAAAGGCCGGGCGAGGGGCAATGCCCCCGCGGCTCAGGCCTCGATGGCGACGGTCGAGACGCCGAGGTCGGGCAGGCCGACCGAGCGCTTGCCCGAGAAATCGGTGCGCACCACGATCAGCCCGTCCTTTTCGAGATAGTCGAGCAAGCGCTGCACGCGGCGCGGGCTGCTGGTGCCGTAGATGCGCGCGAGTTCGTTGTCGTCGGGGCACGGCTTCTCGTCCATCGCCGCGCGCGCGATCATGTAGAAGGGCGCGAGAGCATCGTCGGGCACGTGCTTGGCGAGATTGATGAGGTCGACCCAGCGCTCGTCCTCGGGGTCCTCGATACCGGCGATGGCGGCGGCGAAACCGCGGCGGAACATCGTCGCATCGAGCCCGCGCACCGAGATGCCCTTCATCCGGCAGCGGATGGTGAAGTCCTGGAACAGCGTGGTCGAGGACTGGAAGGTGCAGTCCTCGTCGGCGGCCATCGCGTTCATAATCTCGACCATCGCCGCGCGGGTTTCCTCGGGCTCTGGCTCGGGACGCTCGGGGCGCGGCGGCAGCGCCTCGCCCGCGGGGCCCGAGGAGATCGCATCGTCGAGATCCTCCATCTCGACGCGCGCGCGCGGCGCCGGGCGCGGAAACTCGGGGCGCTCGGGTTCGACGTGAAGATTGTCGTGCAGCAGTTCGCGCAGTTCCTCGGTCGAGGCCGTGGGCAGCGGCATCAGGCCAGGCGTAACCGACTTGGCGCCGGTCTTGACCGAGCCGATTCTGGTCTTGACCGGGCGGCGCGCAATGGCGGGGCCAAGGCCGAGAAACTCGCCGCGCCCGAGATCGCGGATGGTCTCGGCCTGGCGGCGCTCCATGCCGAGCAGGTCGGCGGCGCGCACCATGTCGATGTCGAGGAAGGTGCGCCCCATCAGGAAGTTGCTGGCCTCGGCGGCGACGTTCTTGGCGAGCTTGGCCAGACGCTGCGTGGCGATCACACCGGCAAGGCCGCGCTTGCGCCCGCGGCACATGAGGTTGGTCATGGCACCGAGCGAGATGCGGCGCGCTTCCTCGGAGACCTCGCCCGCGGCGGCAGGGGCGAACATCTGCGCCTCATCGACCACCACGAGCGCGGGGAACCATTGCTCGCGCGGGGCATCGAACAGCGCGTTGAGGAACTGCGCCGCGCACTTCATCTGGCTGTCGATCTCGAGTTCGTCGAGCGCGAGCACGACCGAGGCGCGGTGCTGGCGAATGCGGGCGCCGAGCCGGGCGATCTCAGCCTCGCCATAGGCCGCGCCGTCGATCACCACGTGGCCGAATTCCTCGGCGAGAGAGACGAAGTCGCCCTCGGGGTCGATCACGATCTGCTGGACGATCGGTGCGCTCTCCTCGAGCAGGCGGCGCAGCAGGTGCGACTTGCCGGACCCGGAATTGCCCTGCACCAGCAGGCGGGTCGCGAGAAGCTCCTTGATGTCGATTTCGGTCGGCTGGCCCTGGGCCTCGGTGCCGATGACGATGTTCGCGCTCACGGGGCGCCTGATGGCAGAAAGGGGGCCGCGCTGGCAAGGCTTGCCTCGGTGTTTTCCAGAGCGCACCGCCGCGTCCGGCGCGCGCAGATCGAAGTCGGATTTGCGGTAGGTCACCGAATTTGTCATATGTGAATGACAATATTGGAGGGGGAGAACCGTCATGCTGATCGGCCTCGTCGGCACACCGCGCTCGATTGACCCGAATGTCCGTCCCGAATTGCTGCCCGACCTTCCGCAAGGGACGGTGCTGCGCGGCTGGCCCTCGCGCATCGGCCTGTTTCCGTCGAGCCCGGTCGAGCGCGACATGCAGGCGATCGGCCATCTCGAGGCAGGGCTTTGCGCCGTCGAGGGCGGGGCGCGGGCGCTGGTGCTCGACACCCTGGGAGACTACGGCCTCGACGCGCTGCGCAACGCGGTCTCAGTGCCGGTGACCGGGGCTGGCGAGGCAGGCATGGCCGCTGCGGCGCGGCACGGCAGGTTCGCCATCGTCACGGTCTGGCCCGCATCGATGAACTTCATCCCGCGCTCGCTCCTGCGCCTCTACGGCCACGAGGTCGCCTGCATCGCGATCCACAACGTCGGTGGGCAGGAGGACCTCGCGAACCTCTCAGGCCCGCAAGGCTATCTCGCGCGAATCGCCGGGGGCGAGAGCGCGGTCTTCGCGCGGATCGGCACCGCCATCGATGCGGCCGTGGACGCGGGCGCGCAGGCGATCCTGCTGGGGTGCACCTGCATGTCGGGACTTGCCAAGAGACTCGGGGCCAGGGCGCGGGTGCCGGTCGTCAATCCGCTGCTCGAGGCTGCCCGCGAAGCCGTTGCCGCCGCCTCGGGGCAGCCGGACACAGGCGCGGTGCTTACCGCGCGCAGGGACGCGCTGAGTCGCATGGTCGATGCCCTTGCCGACCTGCCCGAGGAAGCCTGCCCGGTCTGCGTCGCCGAATAAGGCAGCTGCGTCGCGGCGCAGGCACGTTCCGTCGCGGCGCAAGCCCTGCGGCGGCTGCCCTCATCGTCCCATGGTACAATTGGCGGGCGCTGGCGGCAGGCCCAGTATGCTCCATGAAAAGCCTAGCAAGACACTACGGAGACATGGGGATGCTGGAACAGGCCATGAGCAAGTTCTCGGGTGAGTCACTCATTCGCGAGAAGTTCGACAATTTCATCGGCGGCAAATGGGTCGCGCCCGTCAAGGGGCAGTACTTTGACAATATCTCGCCGGTCACCGGCCAAGTCGTGTGCCAGATCGCGCGTGGCACGGCGGAGGACATCGAGCTGGCGCTCGACGCCGCGCACGCCGCTAAGGACGCATGGGGCAAGGCCTCCTCGACCGAGCGTTCGAACACGCTGCTGAAGATCGCCGACCGGCTCGAGGCCAACCTCGACAAGCTCGCGCTGGTCGAGACCATCGACAACGGCAAGCCGATCCGCGAGACGACCGCCGCCGACGTGCCGCTGGCGATCGACCACTTCCGCTACTTTGCCGCCTGCGTGCGTGCGCAGGAAGGCTCGATCGGCGAGATCGACCACGATACCGTCGCCTACCACTTCCACGAGCCGCTCGGCGTTGTCGGCCAGATCATTCCCTGGAACTTCCCGATCCTGATGGCCGCCTGGAAGCTCGCGCCCGCGCTTGCCGCCGGCAACTGCGTGGTGCTCAAGCCCGCCGAGCAGACCCCGATGTCGATCCTGGTGCTCGCCGAGATGATTGCCGACCTGCTGCCCGCAGGCGTGCTCAACATCGTCAACGGCTTCGGCGTCGAGGCGGGCAAGCCGCTCGCCACCAACAAGCGCATCGCCAAGATCGCCTTCACTGGCGAGACGACGACCGGCCGCCTGATCATGCAGTACGCGAGCGAGAACCTCATCCCCTGCACGCTCGAACTGGGCGGCAAGAGCCCCAACATCTTCTTTGAGGATGTCATGGCGCAGGATGACGACTTCCTCGACAAGGCGCTCGAAGGCTTCGCCATGTTCGCGCTCAACCAGGGCGAGGTCTGCACTTGCCCGAGCCGCGCGCTGGTGCACGAATCGATCTACGATGCCTTCATGGAAAAGGCGATCAAGCGCGTCGAGGCGATCAAGCTGGGCAGCCCGCTCGATCCCGCGACGATGATCGGCGCGCAGGCCTCGAACGACCAGCTCGAGAAGATCCTCTCGTACATCCAGATCGGCAAGGACGAGGGCGCCAAGGTCCTCACCGGCGGCGAGCGTGCAAGCCACCAGGGCGACATGGCCCAAGGCTACTACGTGCAGCCCACCGTGCTCGAGGGTCACAACAAGATGCGCATCTTCCAGGAGGAGATCTTCGGGCCGGTGCTCTCGGTGACCAAGTTCTCGACCGAGGAAGAAGCGCTCAGCATCGCCAACGACACGCTTTATGGCCTTGGTGCCGGTGTCTGGACCCGCGACGGCACGCGCGCCTACCGCTTCGGCCGCGGCATCCAGGCCGGACGCGTGTGGACCAACTGCTACCACATGTATCCCGCCCACGCGGCCTTCGGCGGCTTCAAGCAGTCGGGCATCGGGCGCGAGAACCACAAGATGATGCTGGACCACTACCAGCAGACCAAGAACCTGCTCGTCAGCTACAGCCCCAAGGCGCTCGGCTTCTTCTGAGGACTTTCGCCATCGAGGCTTGCTGACAGAGCCGACCAAGAGCTCTCTCCCCCGGCGCCGTTTCTCTCGATCCACCAGTCCGGCGGCGCCGGTAATCTCGAAGCGGCAGGTGGCCCCCAGTGGGCTACCTGCCGCCTTTTCCGTTGAGGAGTGCGCCCATGAACAGTGACCTGCCCCCGACCCTCGAAGGCGAGGCACCGCCGCGTATCCTCGCAACCCCGGCGGCAGAAGAGTGGATCGAGCGACTGCGCGAACGCCACGGCAATCTCATGTTTCACCAGTCGGGCGGATGCTGCGACGGCTCGGCGCCGATGTGCTTCGTCGCGGGCGAATTCCGCGTCGGCGGGCAGGATGTGCTGCTCGGCACGCTCATCGGCGAGACCCCGGTGTGGATCGGGGCGGCGCAGTTCGAGTACTGGCGACATACCCAGGTTACCATCGACGTCGTGCCCGGGCGCGGTTCGGGCATGAGCCTCGAGGCCCCCGAAGGCGTGCGTTTCGTGATCCGCAGCCGGGTCTTCACCGATGCCGAGAATGCATTGCTCGAAGCCGCGGGCGAGCCGCTGCGCGGCGATGGCGCAGCGCTCTGACGAGGCCAGGTCCCGCCTCGGGATCGTCCCCATGGCGACTTCCGTCAAAACCCTTGGCTAGCGCCCGCGATAGGCCTAGAACCGGGAGGATAAAAACGTTTGAAACTGTCCGCCAAGAGACAGGCATCACTGGGAGAAGATACGGGTGCACATGCCTCTCGGGAACGACGATCGCCCGCTGGTGAGCTGTTCCTCGCGCGCCGAGGACCCCGCCGACGTGGTGGCCGAACTGGTGGCGGGCATCGGTGAGATCGAACTCGCCGGAGCCTTGCTGTTCTGCTCGCGCCGCTATGCCCGCGACGAACTGGCCCACGCACTGGAAAGCGCGCTGCCCGGAGTGCCGCTGATCGGCTGCACCAGCGCGGGCGAACTGACCGACCGCGGCTACGATGCCGAGAGCGTGCTGCTCGTCGGTTTTCCCGCGCACAGCTTCTCGATGGTCTCGCTGCGCTTCGACGATCTCGACAACTTCGACCCCCAGGAAGCGCAAGGGGCGATCCGGCAGATGGTCGCGGGCGCCCGGCTCGACCACGGCGCGGTTCCGCGCTTGCATCAGGTCGCGCTGTTCCTCGTCGACGGCCTCTCGCATCGCGAGGAACTGCTCACCATGACCGCGCAGCATGCGCTGGGCGATGTCCAGCTGATCGGCGGTTCGAGCGGCGATGGTCTTTCCTTCCGCGAGACCGGCGTGCTGCACGAGGGCGCCTTCCACCGCGACTGCGCGGTGATCGCGGTGCTGACCAGCCGTCGCCCGATGCACGTCTTCTGTGCCAATTACTTCCAGCCGGGCGCAGCGCGCATGGTCATCACCGAGGCCGATCCCGAGACCCGCACCGTCTTCGAGATCAACGCGATGCCCGCAGCCGATGAGTATCGCCGGATGGTCGGCATGCCCGGAGCCGAACTCGATGCACACTTCTTCGCGGCCTATCCGCTGCTGGTGCGCACCGGCGGGCAATACCACGTGCGCTCGGTGCAGAGCGCCAATCCCGACGGTTCGCTGACCTTCTACTGCGCGATCGACAGCGGCGTGGTGCTCTCGATCGGCGAATCGATCGACCGCGTCGCCTGGACCCGCCAGCTGTTCGAAGGCGTGAGCGGCAAGATCGGCGAGATCGACGTGGTGATCGGCTTCGACTGCGTGCTCAACCGGCTCGACGCCGAGGATCGCCAGCTCACCCGCGAACTCTCGAGCATCTACGTCGAGAACCGGGTGCTCGGCTTCAACACCTATGGTGAGCAATTTCTCGCAGCCCACATGAACCAGACCTTCAGTGGTCTGGCGATAGGGCGCAGGGCTGCTTGAGGCGAGGCGCCGGGGACGAGAGATGCTGCAGGACGGGAAGGTCGCGCGAGGCAAGGCACGGGGCGAAGGGGCCGAGGGCTCCGGGGCCGACGCGCCTGCGACCGCGCTGGCCGAGCGCGAGCGGCGCGAGCTCGAGGACCTGCGCGCGCAGGTCAGGCGGCTGGAGAAGATCAACGCCGCGCTGATCGACAGGGTCGAGCGTTCGACCGACATACAGGGCGGCGCCTTCTCGATGTTCGAGACCGCGATCTCGCTCGAGGCCATGGTGCGCGACCGGACCGGCGCGCTCGAGGATGCGCTAGAGAGGCTCAACCGCGCCAATGCCGAACTGGCCAAGGCGCACGGCGATGCGACGGCCGCGCGCGTGCTGCTGCGCGACGCCATCGAGTCGCTGTCCGACGGTTTCGCGCTGTTCGACGACAACGACCGCATGATCCTGTGCAACCGCGCCTTCCTGAAGATCTTCCCGCACTTCGAGACGCTGACCGAACGGGCGCCCGCCTTCTCCGAGATGGCCAGCCGGCTGGCGAGCTCGGGTGCGACACTCGATTCGCGCATCGCGCCCGGGCGCTGGCTCAAGGACCGCGTCGCGCATCATCGCGCTGCGCAGGGCGCGCATGTCCAGGCGCTTGCCGACGGGCGCTGGATTCAGATCAACGAGCTGCGCACCAGCCAGGGTGGCACGGTCGGCATCTATACCGACATCACCACGGTCAAGGCCGAGGACGCACGCCAGCGTGCGCGCGAACTGGCCGAGCGCAACCTCGCGCTGCAGGCGACGCTCGACACCTTGTCTGAGGGCGTATGCCTTTTCGATGCCACGGGGCGGCTCCAGGCGTGGAACGAGGGCGTGCTGCGCATCCTCGGGCTGGCCGACAATTCGGGCAGCTTCAGCATCGACCATCACGAGGCGCTCGCGCGCTGGTGCATCGAGGAGCGCGGGCTCGACCGTGCCGAGGCGCTCGAATGGCGCGGCGAGGACGAGGCGCGCGCGGCGGGCCAGCTCGCCACCGAATGCATGATGGCCGAGCGCCATCTGGTCGTGCGTTCGGTCCCGCTCAAGAACGGGGGCATGGTCTTTACCTTCGACGACGTCACCGACCACGTGCGCTTCCAGCGCTCGCTGACCGAGACCGCCGAGACGCTTGAGCGCCGCGTCGCCGAGCGCACCGCCGAGCTGGTCGAGGTCAACCGCCAGCTGGTCGAGGCCAAGAACGAGGCCGAGACCGCCAACCGCTCGAAGACCAGCTTTATCGCAGGCGCCAGCCACGACCTGTTGCAGCCGCTCAATGCTGCGCGCCTGTTCGTTTCGGCCATGGACGGCCACGTGCTTCCCGAAAGGCCGCGCAGCCTGATCCAGCAGGCCTCGACCGCGCTCGATTCGGTCGAGGACCTGCTCGAGGCCTTGTTCGAGATCTCGCGTCTCGATGCGGGTGCGATCCAGCCCGAGGTCGAACCGGTCGCACTCGAACAGATCCTCCATGCCCTGCGCATCGAGTTCGCTCCGCTCGCGAGCGCTGGCGGGCTGGAATTCGACATTGCCGAGACGGGCCTGTGGGTACGCTCCGACCCGCGCCTCCTGCGCCGCGTACTGCAGAACTTCGTCTCAAACGCGATCCGCTACACCGAGGCGGGCAGCGTGCGCGTCGAACTCGAAGCGAAAGGCGATGAGCACGGCGGAGAGAACGGCGGGCAGGTGTGCATCACCGTGCGCGATACAGGCCCCGGTATCGCCGAGGCGGATCGCGAGGAGATTTTCGAGGAGTTTCGCCGAGTCGGCAAGACGCAGAAGATCCCTGGCAAGGGGCTGGGGCTTGCCATCGTGCGCCGGGTGACGGCGATGCTCGGCCACGAGATCGCGCTCGACAGCGTGCCGGGCGAGGGCTCTGCCTTCACCATCTGCCTGCCGCGCGTGGCGCCGGTCGAGACCGTTCCCGAACCCGGCCCCGTGGCGATCGGCGATCATCGCCCGAGCGGCGGTCTGGTGCTCGTCGTCGACAACGATCCAGCGATCCTCTCGGGGATGGAGGCGCTGCTCGAGAACTGGGGGCTCGACGTCGTGATCGCCCGCGACCCGTCCGATCCGGCAGCGCTGGAGGCGCTCGAGCAGGGCCCCGCGATGCTGATCGTCGACTATCATCTCGACGAGGGCCTGACCGG is a window of Novosphingobium aureum DNA encoding:
- a CDS encoding DUF4169 family protein — translated: MAEIVNLRMARKAKQRSAAKADAEANRALHGRTKGERAATEAELARIVRNVDGARREKDED
- a CDS encoding helicase HerA domain-containing protein; this translates as MSANIVIGTEAQGQPTEIDIKELLATRLLVQGNSGSGKSHLLRRLLEESAPIVQQIVIDPEGDFVSLAEEFGHVVIDGAAYGEAEIARLGARIRQHRASVVLALDELEIDSQMKCAAQFLNALFDAPREQWFPALVVVDEAQMFAPAAAGEVSEEARRISLGAMTNLMCRGRKRGLAGVIATQRLAKLAKNVAAEASNFLMGRTFLDIDMVRAADLLGMERRQAETIRDLGRGEFLGLGPAIARRPVKTRIGSVKTGAKSVTPGLMPLPTASTEELRELLHDNLHVEPERPEFPRPAPRARVEMEDLDDAISSGPAGEALPPRPERPEPEPEETRAAMVEIMNAMAADEDCTFQSSTTLFQDFTIRCRMKGISVRGLDATMFRRGFAAAIAGIEDPEDERWVDLINLAKHVPDDALAPFYMIARAAMDEKPCPDDNELARIYGTSSPRRVQRLLDYLEKDGLIVVRTDFSGKRSVGLPDLGVSTVAIEA
- a CDS encoding aspartate/glutamate racemase family protein; translation: MLIGLVGTPRSIDPNVRPELLPDLPQGTVLRGWPSRIGLFPSSPVERDMQAIGHLEAGLCAVEGGARALVLDTLGDYGLDALRNAVSVPVTGAGEAGMAAAARHGRFAIVTVWPASMNFIPRSLLRLYGHEVACIAIHNVGGQEDLANLSGPQGYLARIAGGESAVFARIGTAIDAAVDAGAQAILLGCTCMSGLAKRLGARARVPVVNPLLEAAREAVAAASGQPDTGAVLTARRDALSRMVDALADLPEEACPVCVAE
- the adh gene encoding aldehyde dehydrogenase, whose amino-acid sequence is MLEQAMSKFSGESLIREKFDNFIGGKWVAPVKGQYFDNISPVTGQVVCQIARGTAEDIELALDAAHAAKDAWGKASSTERSNTLLKIADRLEANLDKLALVETIDNGKPIRETTAADVPLAIDHFRYFAACVRAQEGSIGEIDHDTVAYHFHEPLGVVGQIIPWNFPILMAAWKLAPALAAGNCVVLKPAEQTPMSILVLAEMIADLLPAGVLNIVNGFGVEAGKPLATNKRIAKIAFTGETTTGRLIMQYASENLIPCTLELGGKSPNIFFEDVMAQDDDFLDKALEGFAMFALNQGEVCTCPSRALVHESIYDAFMEKAIKRVEAIKLGSPLDPATMIGAQASNDQLEKILSYIQIGKDEGAKVLTGGERASHQGDMAQGYYVQPTVLEGHNKMRIFQEEIFGPVLSVTKFSTEEEALSIANDTLYGLGAGVWTRDGTRAYRFGRGIQAGRVWTNCYHMYPAHAAFGGFKQSGIGRENHKMMLDHYQQTKNLLVSYSPKALGFF
- a CDS encoding DUF779 domain-containing protein, with protein sequence MNSDLPPTLEGEAPPRILATPAAEEWIERLRERHGNLMFHQSGGCCDGSAPMCFVAGEFRVGGQDVLLGTLIGETPVWIGAAQFEYWRHTQVTIDVVPGRGSGMSLEAPEGVRFVIRSRVFTDAENALLEAAGEPLRGDGAAL
- a CDS encoding FIST N-terminal domain-containing protein; this encodes MPLGNDDRPLVSCSSRAEDPADVVAELVAGIGEIELAGALLFCSRRYARDELAHALESALPGVPLIGCTSAGELTDRGYDAESVLLVGFPAHSFSMVSLRFDDLDNFDPQEAQGAIRQMVAGARLDHGAVPRLHQVALFLVDGLSHREELLTMTAQHALGDVQLIGGSSGDGLSFRETGVLHEGAFHRDCAVIAVLTSRRPMHVFCANYFQPGAARMVITEADPETRTVFEINAMPAADEYRRMVGMPGAELDAHFFAAYPLLVRTGGQYHVRSVQSANPDGSLTFYCAIDSGVVLSIGESIDRVAWTRQLFEGVSGKIGEIDVVIGFDCVLNRLDAEDRQLTRELSSIYVENRVLGFNTYGEQFLAAHMNQTFSGLAIGRRAA
- a CDS encoding PAS-domain containing protein → MLQDGKVARGKARGEGAEGSGADAPATALAERERRELEDLRAQVRRLEKINAALIDRVERSTDIQGGAFSMFETAISLEAMVRDRTGALEDALERLNRANAELAKAHGDATAARVLLRDAIESLSDGFALFDDNDRMILCNRAFLKIFPHFETLTERAPAFSEMASRLASSGATLDSRIAPGRWLKDRVAHHRAAQGAHVQALADGRWIQINELRTSQGGTVGIYTDITTVKAEDARQRARELAERNLALQATLDTLSEGVCLFDATGRLQAWNEGVLRILGLADNSGSFSIDHHEALARWCIEERGLDRAEALEWRGEDEARAAGQLATECMMAERHLVVRSVPLKNGGMVFTFDDVTDHVRFQRSLTETAETLERRVAERTAELVEVNRQLVEAKNEAETANRSKTSFIAGASHDLLQPLNAARLFVSAMDGHVLPERPRSLIQQASTALDSVEDLLEALFEISRLDAGAIQPEVEPVALEQILHALRIEFAPLASAGGLEFDIAETGLWVRSDPRLLRRVLQNFVSNAIRYTEAGSVRVELEAKGDEHGGENGGQVCITVRDTGPGIAEADREEIFEEFRRVGKTQKIPGKGLGLAIVRRVTAMLGHEIALDSVPGEGSAFTICLPRVAPVETVPEPGPVAIGDHRPSGGLVLVVDNDPAILSGMEALLENWGLDVVIARDPSDPAALEALEQGPAMLIVDYHLDEGLTGDAAVARLRAVAGSKVPALVITADRTEEVKELMAGLGLPVLNKPVKPARLRALLRQLEVL